CAGGCCGAGCAGCTCGGTGAGGACCGTCGCGGTGTCGGCACCCAGCGCCGGTGCCGCCGCCGCGCGCGGGTGTGCGCCGTCGATCGCCAGCGGCGACCCGGCGGCGTGATAGGGCCCCACCCCCGGTTGGTCCAGGGTGTCGAACAGCGGGTTGGCGGTGACGCGTGGGCCAGCGGCGACCTCCCCGAAGCTGCGGTAGCGCTCCCACAGAATGGAGGTCGCCGTCAGCTCCGCCTCGATCGTGGCGGCGTCGTGGCGCCGGAACCAGTCTGCGAACAGACCGCCGAGGACCTCACGGTGCCCAAACCGATCCCCTTCGTCGGCGAAGTCGACCTCAAGCGCATCAGCCAGGGCCGCAACAGCTTTGGTGGTGCCGGTGACGTCGACCAGATCGCGGAAATGGCGTTCGGTCAACGCCACCACCATGAAGTCGACACCGTCGGCGCTGGTGAAGGTCTGACCGTACTGGCCGTAGAGGGCGTTGCCGAGTCGGGGTCGCTCGCGGTCGGTGACCATCGGCTCGGTCAGAAAGCCCAGCGACCCGGCGGTGGCCAGAGCGACGTTCTCCAAAGCCAGGCTCATCCGGCTGCCCTGCCCGGTGCGGTCCCGGTGGTGCAGCGCCGCGCTCACCCCCAGGGCGGCATACAGCCCGCATGCCACGTCCCAGGCCGGAAGCGCGTGGTTGATCGGGCCCGCGTGACCGGCCGGGCCGGTCACCAGCGGGAAGCCGACCCCGGCGTTGACCGTGTAGTCCACACCGGTGGTGCCGTCGGCGCGTCCGAGGATCTCGACGTGGATCAGGTCCGGCCGCTCGGAGACCAATTCGCCGTA
This sequence is a window from Mycolicibacillus parakoreensis. Protein-coding genes within it:
- a CDS encoding CoA transferase, coding for MTEHAGAAASSPLAGVRIIEIASFVAVPLAGMTLAQLGADVVRVDPITGPADYHRWPLADSGTSIYWTGLNKGIRSVAVDLRGGDGQRLVRELIASAGVLITNVVGRQWHSYGELVSERPDLIHVEILGRADGTTGVDYTVNAGVGFPLVTGPAGHAGPINHALPAWDVACGLYAALGVSAALHHRDRTGQGSRMSLALENVALATAGSLGFLTEPMVTDRERPRLGNALYGQYGQTFTSADGVDFMVVALTERHFRDLVDVTGTTKAVAALADALEVDFADEGDRFGHREVLGGLFADWFRRHDAATIEAELTATSILWERYRSFGEVAAGPRVTANPLFDTLDQPGVGPYHAAGSPLAIDGAHPRAAAAPALGADTATVLTELLGLSDAQIRRLEQDGVVATARPR